One Primulina huaijiensis isolate GDHJ02 chromosome 8, ASM1229523v2, whole genome shotgun sequence genomic region harbors:
- the LOC140983021 gene encoding uncharacterized protein encodes MLFSRVIQCRKMGIFVGVLLLFCTLSKNGVRGSIHEYKNEKFIPRFDSFFFHGGSEGLYASKILDPSKTAPADDKNKPLNGKSFIRFESITFRRPKDIASKQNEMHSSTGVVEAIIVEVRDRDKIGGSHIGSNAICCNPTLAKDGFCKVGEVIIRQDPNNPDWPKRLRTSFRGIEVVAVMDLQTVEINKTGMYYLYFMFCDPELKGTIINGRTVWRNPEGYLPGKMAPLMTFYGLMSLAYLTLGLIWFVRFVQHWKDIILLHYQITAVIGLGMCEMAFWYFEYANFNATGSRPMGITLWAVTFSAVKKTVSRLLLLVVSMGYGVMRPTLGGITSKIILLGVVYFVASEALELFEHLGNINDFAGKARLFLVLPVALLDACFILWIFSSLSKTLEKLQIRRSMAKLELYRKFTNSLAISVLLSVAWIGYELYFNASDPLSELWRRSWIIPAFWTILAFLLLVVLCILLAPSNNPTRYAYETGDDEEEGIALTSTSVLMAGDMASKVERKDRKTSVAADSVFGLVEDLEEDKRE; translated from the exons ATGTTATTTAGCAGAGTGATTCAATGTCGAAAAATGGGCATTTTTGTTGGGGTTTTGCTGTTGTTTTGTACGTTGAGCAAAAATGGGGTGAGGGGTTCGATCCATGAGTATAAGAATGAGAAATTCATTCCTCGCTTCGATTCCTTCTTTTTCCATGGTGGGAGTGAAGGGCTCTACGCTTCCAAGATTCTGGACCCTTCTAAAACCGCTCCCGCTGATGATAAAAATAAGCCCCTTAATGGCAAATCCTTCATCAG GtttgagtcgatcacatttagGAGACCAAAGGACATCGCCAGCAAGCAAAATGAGATGCATTCAAGTACGGGAGTGGTGGAGGCCATAATAGTGGAGGTCAGAGATAGAGATAAGATTGGTGGTAGTCATATAGGTTCCAATGCAATTTGTTGCAACCCTACTCTTGCCAAGGATGGGTTTTGCAAGGTGGGAGAGGTTATCATCCGCCAAGACCCTAATAACCCAGATTGGCCAAAAAGGCTACGAACTTCGTTTAGGGGAATAGAGGTCGTGGCTGTTATGGATCTTCAAACTGTTGAGATAAATAAAACTGGGATGTATTATCTTTACTTTATGTTTTGTGATCCAGAATTGAAAGGAACAATAATCAATGGAAGGACCGTCTGGAGAAATCCCGAAGGCTATTTGCCTGGGAAAATGGCACCACTAATGACATTCTATGGCTTGATGTCTCTAGCATATCTCACTCTTGGTCTCATATGGTTTGTGCGATTTGTGCAACACTGGAAAGACATTATACTGTTGCATTACCAAATCACTGCTGTAATTGGTTTGGGAATGTGTGAAATGGCATTTTGGTACTTTGAATATGCAAATTTCAATGCTACTGGAAGTAGGCCCATGGGGATTACGCTTTGGGCAGTTACCTTCAGTGCTGTTAAGAAAACCGTCTCTCGGCTTCTTCTCTTAGTGGTCTCGATGGGTTATGGTGTTATGCGACCAACTCTTGGAGGCATAACCTCGAAAATTATTCTTCTTGgtgttgtgtattttgtggCATCAGAAGCCCTAGAGCTTTTTGAGCATTTGGGAAATATCAACGACTTTGCAGGAAAAGCCAGGCTTTTTTTAGTGCTACCGGTGGCACTTTTGGATGCTTGCTTTATTCTTTGGATCTTCTCATCATTATCTAAAACTTTGGAGAAACTTCAG ATTCGAAGAAGCATGGCCAAACTTGAGCTTTATCGAAAATTTACCAATTCTCTAGCAATATCAGTTTTGCTTTCTGTCGCTTGGATCGGCTATGAG TTGTATTTCAATGCTAGTGACCCTCTAAGCGAACTGTGGCGAAGATCCTGGATCATCCCTGCATTCTGGACCATACTCGCCTTTTTATTATTGGTGGTTCTATGCATACTCTTGGCTCCTTCTAATAACCCAACTAG GTATGCCTATGAGACTGGTGATGACGAGGAGGAAGGCATAGCTCTAACAAGCACATCAGTACTAATGGCCGGAGACATGGCGTCCAAAGTGGAAAGAAAAGATAGGAAGACATCAGTTGCAGCAGATAGTGTCTTTGGACTTGTCGAAGATCTCGAGGAGGACAAACGAGAGTGA
- the LOC140982230 gene encoding glycerol-3-phosphate dehydrogenase [NAD(+)] 2, chloroplastic codes for MASLLEPPQFSPSTTLPAAHNNSYKPYNSKPIHYFLPILRTPTYATPLHLCAAGDEIVDSVPEPSPLLPLTADTSRHDYNLALERSKDRRKVVRLAWEKLVRWSRSWRSKAKSDVLERTNKVVVLGGGSFGTAMAAHVADKKAQLEVNILVRDREICESINNNHRNCKYFPEHKLPENIIATTDVKDALRGADFCFHAVPVQFSALFLESIANYVDPSLPFISLSKGLELNTYRMMSQIIPRSLRNPRQPYVVLSGPSFALELMNKLPTAMVVASKDKKMANAVQQLLASRTLRINTSSDVIGVEMAGALKNVLAIAAGIVVGLNLGNNSMAALVAQGCSEIRWLATKMGAKSTTLTGLSGTGDIMLTCFVNLSRNRTVGVRLGSGEKLDDILSSMNQVAEGVSTAGAVIALAQKYKVKMPVLTAVARIVDNELTPTKAVFELMNLPQVEEV; via the exons ATGGCTTCTCTGCTCGAGCCGCCGCAATTTTCACCCTCCACGACACTGCCCGCCGCCCACAATAACTCTTACAAGCCCTATAACTCAAAACCCATACATTATTTCCTACCTATTCTCCGCACTCCAACCTATGCCACCCCACTCCACCTGTGCGCCGCTGGCGACGAAATTGTCGACTCAGTACCAGAGCCGTCGCCTTTACTTCCGCTTACGGCTGATACTTCTAGACATGATTATAATCTCGCGCTTGAGAGAAGCAAGGACCGGCGCAAGGTTGTTCGCTTGGCGTGGGAGAAGCTGGTCCGGTGGTCCCGTTCTTGGAGGTCGAAGGCCAAGTCCGACGTTCTTGAACGCACCAATAAG GTGGTGGTGCTTGGCGGGGGATCTTTTGGAACAGCTATGGCTGCCCATGTTGCTGATAAAAAGGCTCAGCTAGAAGTTAATATACTTGTACGAGACCGTGAAATTTGTGAATCAATAAACAACAATCATCGAAATTG TAAGTATTTTCCGGAACACAAGTTGCCAGAAAACATCATTGCAACAACAGATGTCAAAGATGCTCTGCGGGGTGCTGACTTTTGCTTCCATGCTGTGCCTGTCCAG TTCAGTGCCTTATTCCTCGAGAGCATTGCCAATTATGTCGATCCAAGCTTACCTTTCATTTCTCTCAGCAAAGGTCTAGAGCTCAATACATATAGAATGATGTCTCAAATAATCCCTCGATCTCTGAGAAATCCACGCCAGCCCTATGTGGTTCTGTCAGGACCTTCATTTGCGCTGGAGTTGATGAACAAATTGCCAACAG CAATGGTTGTGGCTTCGAAAGACAAAAAGATGGCAAATGCTGTTCAGCAACTTCTTGCTTCGAGAACCTTGAGAATCAACACATCAAG TGACGTTATAGGTGTGGAAATGGCAGGTGCTCTTAAGAATGTACTCGCAATAGCTGCCGGGATTGTGGTAGGACTAAATCTTGGCAATAATTCTATGGCAGctcttgttgcacaaggttgcTCTGAGATAAGGTGGTTGGCAACAAAG ATGGGTGCCAAGTCAACAACACTGACTGGTTTATCCGGAACTGGAGATATCATGCTCACATGTTTCGTGAATCTTTCAAGAAACAGAACAGTCGGGGTTCGTCTTGGATCCGGGGAAAAGCTTGATGATATACTCAGTTCCATGAATCAG GTGGCTGAGGGTGTCTCCACTGCAGGAGCTGTGATTGCATTAGCACAGAAATACAAAGTCAAAATGCCAGTTTTGACAGCAGTTGCTCGAATTGTTGACAATGAACTGACACCAACAAAAGCCGTTTTCGAACTTATGAATCTCCCACAG GTTGAAGAAGTTTAG
- the LOC140982568 gene encoding uncharacterized protein translates to MKILVQVLLFLCLSPFLVKSLSPSLNDDVLGLIVFKADVIDPNGRLNSWNEDDEYPCKWDGVTCSPRSNRVTELLLDGFGLSGRLGRGLLQLQSLQKLSLAKNNLTGSLSLSLTQLSDLRILDLSENALSGSVSSDFFGQCGSLRSISLANNQFSDQIPNSLGPCATLVSVNFSGNRFSGFPPQGLWSLPALTTLDLSDNMLEGEIPKGVESLSNLSVISLRKNNFSGGVPDGIGNCLLLGAIYLSENLLSGALPSTMQKLTLCTELVLGNNGFTEEVPEWIGEMSSLEVLDISGNDFTGRVPDSIGKLKSLKILNISKNALSGSLPEAMSSCVNLLAFDVSSNSLTGNLPYWVFNLGLEQLLISNNRLSGDFGSVFSSSTENSRKNLVILDVSQNDLSGEIPYAIGDLASLQFLNMARNSFSRSIPENIGGLKMLRSLDLSENQLNGSIPITIGNCSSLIFLSLAHNEITGVVPASLSDLIYLQIVDLSYNELTGNLPKQLVDLVHLQSFNVAHNQLQGELPSGGFFNTISPSSVSGNPGLCGAAVGRSCNSVMPKPIVLNPNSTDDSPNIIPQSFTRRKKILSISALIAIGAAAAIVIGVIAITVLNLRVRASASRSAVALAFSGGDDFSQSSSTDGDSGKLVMFSGDPDFSIGTHSLLNKDCELGRGGFGAVYQTTLKNGRSVAIKKLTVSSLVKSQDDFEKEVRKLGKIRHGNLVALDGYYWTPSLQLLIYEFVSGGNLYKHLHESSAGKYPNWNERFNILLGVAKGLSHLHERNVIHYNLKSANILIDSSGEPKVADYGLARLLPLLDRYVLSSKIQSALGYMAPEFSCKNVKITEKCDLYAFGVLVLEMVTGKRPVEYMEDDVVVLCDMVRGSLEGGSIEECVDGRLEGKFPSDEAIPLLKLGLICTSQVPSNRPDMAEVVNILELIRHPSEIHGESADLC, encoded by the exons atgaagATCCTAGTCCAAGTTTTACTTTTCCTTTGTTTATCACCGTTTTTGGTGAAATCTTTGAGCCCATCTTTAAATGATGATGTTCTGGGCTTGATTGTGTTCAAGGCTGATGTTATAGATCCAAATGGAAGGTTGAATTCTTGGAATGAAGATGACGAATACCCTTGTAAATGGGATGGAGTTACGTGTAGTCCCAGATCCAATAGAGTGACTGAGCTTCTTCTTGATGGCTTTGGGCTTTCAGGAAGATTAGGCAGAGGTCTCCTTCAATTGCAGTCTCTGCAAAAGCTCTCTCTAGCAAAAAACAATCTTACAGGAAGCTTAAGCCTCAGTTTAACGCAGCTTTCTGATCTGAGAATCTTGGACTTGAGTGAGAATGCCTTGTCCGGTTCAGTTTCTAGTGATTTCTTTGGCCAATGTGGGTCTTTGAGATCGATATCACTGGCTAACAATCAGTTTTCAGACCAAATTCCCAATAGTTTAGGGCCGTGCGCAACACTTGTTTCGGTAAACTTTTCGGGTAATAGGTTTTCGGGCTTCCCACCTCAGGGGCTTTGGTCGTTGCCTGCTCTTACGACACTTGATTTGTCCGATAATATGTTGGAGGGTGAAATTCCAAAAGGCGTTGAAAGTTTGAGCAATTTGAGTGTTATTAGTTTGAggaagaataatttttctggtggaGTTCCTGACGGAATTGGGAACTGTTTATTGTTGGGGGCTATATATTTAAGCGAAAATTTACTATCCGGGGCGCTTCCTAGCACAATGCAGAAGCTTACACTGTGTACTGAACTAGTTTTAGGCAACAATGGATTTACAGAAGAGGTACCTGAATGGATTGGAGAAATGAGTAGCCTTGAGGTGCTTGATATCTCCGGAAATGACTTTACTGGCCGAGTACCGGATTCTATTGGGAAGCTTAAGTCTTTGAAGATTCTAAATATTTCCAAGAATGCTCTATCTGGGAGCTTGCCTGAAGCTATGAGCAGCTGTGTAAACCTTCTAGCTTTTGATGTTAGTAGTAATTCATTAACGGGGAATCTTCCTTATTGGGTATTCAATCTTGGTTTAGAGCAACTTCTAATTTCTAATAACAGATTGAGTGGAGACTTTGGTAGTGTTTTTTCTTCGTCAACCGAAAATTCTCGAAAGAATCTGGTGATTTTGGATGTTTCCCAAAATGATCTATCCGGTGAAATTCCATATGCTATTGGGGATTTAGCCAGCTTGCAATTCTTGAATATGGCACGGAACTCATTCAGCCGCAGCATTCCTGAAAATATTGGAGGATTGAAGATGTTGCGCAGTTTGGATTTGAGCGAAAATCAGTTGAATGGTAGCATTCCTATCACAATCGGAAATTGCTCTTCCCTAATTTTTTT GTCTCTTGCTCATAATGAAATAACCGGCGTGGTTCCTGCGTCCCTTTCTGATCTTATTTACCTACAAATTGTCGATCTATCCTACAATGAGTTAACAGGAAACCTGCCGAAACAGCTGGTAGATCTAGTACATCTTCAGTCATTTAACGTTGCACACAACCAGCTACAAGGCGAACTTCCTTCTGGTGGGTTTTTCAACACTATTTCACCTTCTTCTGTGTCTGGAAATCCAGGACTTTGTGGGGCTGCAGTTGGTAGAAGCTGCAATTCGGTCATGCCTAAACCAATTGTACTCAATCCCAACTCTACCGATGACTCACCTAACATCATCCCTCAAAGTTTTACTCGTAGGAAGAAAATCCTAAGCATATCTGCTCTAATAGCTATTGGTGCTGCTGCTGCAATTGTGATAGGTGTAATTGCTATCACTGTACTTAATCTTCGTGTACGTGCTTCTGCATCTCGCTCTGCCGTAGCTCTTGCTTTTTCAGGTGGCGATGACTTTAGCCAATCTTCGTCTACAGATGGCGATTCTGGGAAGCTCGTTATGTTTTCTGGTGATCCAGATTTTAGTATTGGGACACATTCTTTGCTCaataaagattgcgaacttggtAGAGGCGGATTCGGAGCTGTCTACCAGACCACACTTAAAAATGGGCGCTCCGTCGCCATCAAGAAACTCACTGTATCGAGTCTGGTCAAGTCCCAAGACGATTTCGAAAAGGAAGTTAGAAAACTTGGGAAGATTCGCCATGGCAATCTTGTGGCACTCGATGGCTACTACTGGACACCATCACTACAACTTCTTATATATGAATTCGTCTCTGGTGGGAATCTGTACAAGCATCTGCATGAATCATCTGCTGGCAAGTACCCCAACTGGAACGAAAGATTCAACATTCTTCTCGGTGTGGCTAAAGGGTTGTCACATTTGCATGAAAGAAATGTCATCCACTACAATTTAAAATCGGCCAATATACTAATAGACAGCTCAGGAGAGCCAAAGGTTGCAGACTATGGTTTAGCAAGGCTTCTGCCGTTGCTAGATCGGTATGTTTTGAGCAGTAAGATCCAAAGTGCCCTTGGTTACATGGCACCCgaattttcatgcaaaaatgtGAAGATAACCGAAAAATGTGACCTGTATGCGTTTGGTGTGCTGGTTCTTGAGATGGTCACAGGAAAAAGACCAGTTGAGTACATGGAGGATGATGTTGTAGTGCTATGTGATATGGTTCGAGGGTCATTGGAAGGAGGAAGCATTGAGGAATGTGTTGATGGGAGGCTAGAGGGGAAGTTTCCATCGGATGAGGCGATTCCATTGTTGAAGTTGGGCTTGATTTGCACATCACAAGTGCCTTCAAATAGGCCTGACATGGCGGAAGTGGTTAACATATTGGAGCTTATTAGACATCCCTCGGAAATCCATGGTGAATCCGCAGATCTTTGCTGA